One region of Thermosipho affectus genomic DNA includes:
- the hflK gene encoding FtsH protease activity modulator HflK — protein MWKKITVWIVLIVIILIFLGTGVYQVGPSEVALIKTFGKYTHSTGPGMHYHLPYPIQSHVIVDVETIRKEEIGFRTIESRSGVSYRTIPEESLMLTGDGNIISVEVAVQYKIKDPVKFAFNIINGKNIVRFTTESVLRERVAVRNIDDVLTVERDKIAIETAEEVQKILDEYEAGILINKVYLQEVAPPDQVVEAFDDVNNAKQDKERFINEANRYANDIVPKAEGEAEQILRKAEAYAKEKILEAEGETNRFLSVLKEYEIAPDITMKRLLIEKLEEVFSNTKNVFVLDDSGALKLLDVNELIGGGTK, from the coding sequence TTGCTTTGATAAAGACATTTGGTAAATATACACATTCAACGGGACCAGGTATGCATTATCATTTACCTTATCCAATACAGTCTCATGTTATTGTTGATGTAGAGACAATAAGAAAGGAAGAAATAGGGTTTAGAACTATTGAATCGCGCAGTGGTGTAAGTTATAGAACAATTCCCGAAGAATCTTTGATGTTGACAGGTGATGGAAATATTATTAGTGTAGAAGTTGCGGTGCAGTATAAGATAAAGGACCCGGTAAAGTTTGCATTTAACATAATTAATGGAAAGAATATAGTGCGGTTTACTACTGAATCTGTTTTAAGGGAAAGGGTCGCGGTAAGGAATATTGACGATGTTCTAACCGTTGAAAGGGATAAAATTGCCATAGAAACTGCAGAAGAAGTACAAAAAATTCTAGATGAATACGAAGCGGGAATTTTGATTAACAAAGTGTATTTACAAGAAGTTGCTCCTCCTGATCAAGTGGTAGAGGCATTTGACGATGTTAACAACGCCAAACAGGATAAAGAAAGGTTTATAAACGAAGCAAATAGATATGCAAATGATATAGTACCTAAAGCAGAAGGTGAAGCAGAACAGATACTAAGAAAGGCCGAAGCCTATGCAAAGGAAAAAATATTAGAAGCAGAAGGTGAAACAAATAGGTTTTTAAGCGTTTTAAAAGAATACGAAATAGCACCAGATATTACAATGAAAAGATTGTTAATTGAAAAGTTAGAAGAGGTATTTTCAAATACGAAGAATGTATTTGTGTTAGATGACAGTGGAGCGTTGAAGTTGTTAGATGTCAACGAGTTGATTGGTGGTGGTACAAAATGA